DNA sequence from the Acidobacteriota bacterium genome:
GCTTGAGGCAGCGGATCATCCTCTTGCCGATACGATTCTTCGGGAGCATTCCCTCGACCGCCCACTGGATCACCTTCACCGGGTGCTCCGCCAGCGCCTTTCGGAGCGGAAGCTCCTTGAGGCCGCCCGGGTAGCTGGTGTGCCAGTAGTAGATCTTCTGGTCGAGCTTGCGGCCCGTTACCTTGATCTTCCCGGCGTTGACGACCACCACGTGGTCCCCGAAGAACTGGTGCGGCGCGTAGTGCGGCCGATGCTTGCCCATCAGGTGCATCGCAATCGAAGTGCTGAGGCGCCCGAGAGTTTTCCCCTCGGCGTCGACGA
Encoded proteins:
- the rplM gene encoding 50S ribosomal protein L13, whose amino-acid sequence is MDPTSVSPELQPKWYVVDAEGKTLGRLSTSIAMHLMGKHRPHYAPHQFFGDHVVVVNAGKIKVTGRKLDQKIYYWHTSYPGGLKELPLRKALAEHPVKVIQWAVEGMLPKNRIGKRMIRCLKLYAGPEHPHVAQRPEPLQSPAARKSA